Proteins found in one Panicum hallii strain FIL2 chromosome 4, PHallii_v3.1, whole genome shotgun sequence genomic segment:
- the LOC112888477 gene encoding LRR receptor-like serine/threonine-protein kinase ERL1 isoform X1, translating to MALLPWWSAAAAAVLVLAAVAAEVEAGGGGEGDGRALMAVKAGFGNAANTLVDWDGGRDHCAWRGVACDSASFAVVGLNLSNLNLGGEISPAIGELKSLQFVDLKLNKLTGQIPDEIGDCVSLKYLDLSGNLLYGDIPFSISKLKQLEDLILKNNQLTGPIPSTLSQIPNLKTLDLAQNKLTGDIPRLIYWNEVMQYLGLRGNSLTGTLTPDMCQLTGLWYFDVRGNNLTGTIPEGIGNCTSFEILDISYNQISGEIPYNIGYLQVATLSLQGNRLTGRIPEVIGLMQALAVLDLSENELVGPIPPILGNLSYTGKLYLHGNKLTGHIPPELGNMSKLSYLQLNDNELEGTIPAELGKLTELFELNLANNNLEGHIPANISSCSALNKFNVYGNKLNGSIPGGFQKLESLTYLNLSSNNFKGQIPSELGHIVNLDTLDLSYNEFSGPVPPTIGDLEHLLELNLSKNHLMGSIPAEFGNLRSVQVIDISSNNLSGYLPEELGQLQNLDSLILSNNNLVGEIPAQLANCFSLVTLNLSYNNFSGHVPSAKNFSKFPMDSSFVGNPMLHVYCQDSICGRSHGTKVNISRTAVACIILGFIILLCIMLLAIYKTNKPLPPEKGSDKPVQGPPKLVVLQMDMASHTYEEIMRLTENFSEKYIIGYGASSTVYKCDLKSGKAIAVKRLYSQYNHSLREFETELETIGSIRHRNLVSLHGFSLSPHGNLLFYDYMENGSLWDLLHGPSKKVKLDWDTRLKIAVGAAQGLAYLHHDCNPRIVHRDVKSSNILLDENFEAHLSDFGIAKCVPAAKSHASTYVLGTIGYIDPEYARTSRLNEKSDVYSFGVVLLELLTGKKAVDNESNLHQLILSKADDNTVMEAVDSEVSVTCTDMNLVRKAFQLALLCTKRHPADRPTMHEVARVLLSLLPAPAVKPPTTKGAAGDYTRFLATTTADMKHDVSDDIGDNSSSDEQWFVRFGEVISKHTMS from the exons ATGGCGCTGCTGCCGtggtggtcggcggcggcggcggcggtgctggttcTTGCGGCGGTAGCGGCGGAGGTTGaggccggaggaggaggggaaggggaCGGGCGGGCGCTGATGGCGGTGAAGGCCGGGTTCGGGAACGCGGCCAACACGCTCGTGGACTGGGACGGCGGCCGCGACCACTGCGCCTGGCGCGGGGTCGCCTGCGACAGCGCCTCCTTCGCCGTCGTCGGCCT GAACCTGTCAAATCTAAACCTAGGAGGGGAGATCTCGCCGGCTATAGGGGAGCTCAAGAGCCTACAGTTCGT GGATCTCAAGCTGAACAAGCTCACAGGCCAAATCCCAGATGAGATTGGGGATTGTGTCTCCTTAAAATATCT GGATTTGTCTGGGAACTTGCTGTATGGAGACATCCCCTTCTCCATCTCCAAGCTCAAGCAGCTTGAGGACCT GATTTTGAAGAACAACCAACTCACGGGACCCATCCCTTCCACGCTGTCCCAGATTCCAAATCTCAAGACCTT GGATCTAGCTCAGAACAAACTTACCGGTGACATCCCGAGGCTCATCTACTGGAATGAAGTAATGCAGTACCT AGGCTTGAGGGGTAACTCACTGACTGGAACTTTGACACCTGATATGTGCCAACTGACTGGCCTGTGGTACTT TGATGTAAGGGGGAACAATCTCACAGGAACCATTCCAGAGGGCATAGGGAACTGCACTAGCTTTGAAATTCT GGATATTTCATACAACCAAATCTCTGGAGAGATACCTTACAACATAGGATACCTTCAAGTAGCCACACT GTCACTTCAAGGAAATAGACTGACTGGGAGAATTCCAGAAGTGATTGGCCTCATGCAGGCTCTTGCTGTCCt AGACCTGAGCGAGAATGAACTGGTAGGGCCGATTCCTCCTATACTTGGCAACCTATCATACACTGGCAAACT CTATTTACATGGCAACAAACTTACTGGACACATACCACCAGAACTGGGGAACATGAGTAAACTTAGCTACTT GCAGCTGAATGATAATGAACTAGAAGGCACCATTCCAGCTGAGCTTGGCAAGCTCACAGAATTATTTGAATT AAATCTTGCCAACAACAATCTTGAGGGTCATATTCCTGCAAACATCAGTTCTTGCAGTGCACTGAACAAATT CAATGTGTATGGCAATAAACTGAATGGCTCTATCCCTGGTGGTTTCCAGAAGTTGGAGAGCTTGACATACCT GAACCTTTCTTCAAACAATTTCAAAGGCCAGATTCCCTCTGAACTTGGTCACATAGTCAACTTGGACACACT GGATCTTTCCTACAATGAATTCTCTGGACCAGTTCCTCCCACTATTGGTGATCTCGAGCATCTTCTTGAATT GAATTTGAGTAAAAACCATCTTATGGGATCTATCCCTGCTGAATTTGGAAACTTGAGAAGCGTCCAAGTAAT CGACATATCCAGCAACAACTTGTCCGGTTATCTCCCTGAAGAACTTGGACAGTTGCAAAACCTTGATAGCTT GATTCTTAGCAACAACAATTTGGTTGGGGAGATCCCTGCTCAGCTGGCTAACTGCTTCAGCTTAGTTACCTT GAATTTGTCATACAACAACTTCTCTGGACACGTCCCATCGGCAAAGAATTTCTCAAAATTCCCAATGGATAG CAGCTTTGTGGGTAATCCTATGCTCCACGTGTACTGCCAAGACTCCATCTGTGGACGTTCTCATGGAACAAAAG TTAATATTTCTCGGACAGCAGTTGCTTGCATTATTTTAGGCTTCATCATATTACTCTGCATTATGCTGCTGGCAATATACAAAACAAATAAGCCACTTCCACCTGAGAAAGGATCTGACAAGCCAGTGCAAG GACCACCAAAGCTAGTAGTCCTTCAAATGGACATGGCTTCCCATACCTATGAAGAAATTATGAGGTTGACTGAGAATTTTAGTGAGAAATACATCATTGGTTACGGCGCATCAAGTACTGTGTACAAATGTGATCTCAAGAGCGGCAAGGCCATCGCTGTCAAACGGCTTTACAGTCAGTATAATCACAGCCTCCGTGAGTTTGAGACAGAACTGGAGACAATCGGTAGCATCCGACACAGGAATCTCGTCAGCCTTCATGGCTTCTCACTCTCTCCTCATGGAAACTTGCTTTTCTATGATTACATGGAAAATGGTTCCCTGTGGGACCTTCTTCATG GTCCATCAAAGAAGGTGAAGCTTGATTGGGACACAAGGCTGAAGATCGCGGTGGGTGCTGCGCAAGGACTGGCCTACCTTCACCATGACTGCAACCCTCGCATAGTCCACAGGGATGTCAAGTCCTCAAACATCCTGCTTGATGAGAACTTTGAAGCGCACCTCTCTGATTTCGGCATCGCCAAATGTGTCCCGGCTGCCAAGTCCCATGCCTCCACCTACGTGCTGGGAACCATCGGCTACATTGATCCAGAGTATGCCCGGACGTCAAGGCTCAATGAGAAATCTGATGTCTACAGCTTTGGCGTCGTCCTTCTGGAGCTGCTCACTGGGAAAAAGGCCGTCGACAATGAATCCAACTTGCATCAATTG ATACTCTCTAAGGCTGATGACAACACGGTGATGGAGGCTGTGGACTCGGAGGTGTCGGTGACGTGCACGGACATGAACCTGGTCCGGAAGGCCTTCCAGCTCGCCCTGCTGTGCACCAAGCGGCACCCCGCCGACCGTCCGACCATGCACGAGGTCGCGAGGGTGCTGCTCTCCCTGCTGCCGGCACCCGCCGTGAAGCCTCCCACGACCAAGGGGGCGGCCGGCGACTACACCCGCTTCCTGGCGACGACGACGGCCGACATGAAGCACGACGTGTCCGATGACATCGGCGACAACAGCTCCTCCGACGAGCAGTGGTTCGTGCGGTTCGGCGAGGTCATATCCAAGCACACAATGTCATGA
- the LOC112888477 gene encoding LRR receptor-like serine/threonine-protein kinase ERL1 isoform X2: MALLPWWSAAAAAVLVLAAVAAEVEAGGGGEGDGRALMAVKAGFGNAANTLVDWDGGRDHCAWRGVACDSASFAVVGLNLSNLNLGGEISPAIGELKSLQFVDLKLNKLTGQIPDEIGDCVSLKYLDLSGNLLYGDIPFSISKLKQLEDLILKNNQLTGPIPSTLSQIPNLKTLDLAQNKLTGDIPRLIYWNEVMQYLGLRGNSLTGTLTPDMCQLTGLWYFDVRGNNLTGTIPEGIGNCTSFEILDISYNQISGEIPYNIGYLQVATLSLQGNRLTGRIPEVIGLMQALAVLDLSENELVGPIPPILGNLSYTGKLYLHGNKLTGHIPPELGNMSKLSYLQLNDNELEGTIPAELGKLTELFELNLANNNLEGHIPANISSCSALNKFNVYGNKLNGSIPGGFQKLESLTYLNLSSNNFKGQIPSELGHIVNLDTLDLSYNEFSGPVPPTIGDLEHLLELNLSKNHLMGSIPAEFGNLRSVQVIDISSNNLSGYLPEELGQLQNLDSLILSNNNLVGEIPAQLANCFSLVTLNLSYNNFSGHVPSAKNFSKFPMDSFVGNPMLHVYCQDSICGRSHGTKVNISRTAVACIILGFIILLCIMLLAIYKTNKPLPPEKGSDKPVQGPPKLVVLQMDMASHTYEEIMRLTENFSEKYIIGYGASSTVYKCDLKSGKAIAVKRLYSQYNHSLREFETELETIGSIRHRNLVSLHGFSLSPHGNLLFYDYMENGSLWDLLHGPSKKVKLDWDTRLKIAVGAAQGLAYLHHDCNPRIVHRDVKSSNILLDENFEAHLSDFGIAKCVPAAKSHASTYVLGTIGYIDPEYARTSRLNEKSDVYSFGVVLLELLTGKKAVDNESNLHQLILSKADDNTVMEAVDSEVSVTCTDMNLVRKAFQLALLCTKRHPADRPTMHEVARVLLSLLPAPAVKPPTTKGAAGDYTRFLATTTADMKHDVSDDIGDNSSSDEQWFVRFGEVISKHTMS, encoded by the exons ATGGCGCTGCTGCCGtggtggtcggcggcggcggcggcggtgctggttcTTGCGGCGGTAGCGGCGGAGGTTGaggccggaggaggaggggaaggggaCGGGCGGGCGCTGATGGCGGTGAAGGCCGGGTTCGGGAACGCGGCCAACACGCTCGTGGACTGGGACGGCGGCCGCGACCACTGCGCCTGGCGCGGGGTCGCCTGCGACAGCGCCTCCTTCGCCGTCGTCGGCCT GAACCTGTCAAATCTAAACCTAGGAGGGGAGATCTCGCCGGCTATAGGGGAGCTCAAGAGCCTACAGTTCGT GGATCTCAAGCTGAACAAGCTCACAGGCCAAATCCCAGATGAGATTGGGGATTGTGTCTCCTTAAAATATCT GGATTTGTCTGGGAACTTGCTGTATGGAGACATCCCCTTCTCCATCTCCAAGCTCAAGCAGCTTGAGGACCT GATTTTGAAGAACAACCAACTCACGGGACCCATCCCTTCCACGCTGTCCCAGATTCCAAATCTCAAGACCTT GGATCTAGCTCAGAACAAACTTACCGGTGACATCCCGAGGCTCATCTACTGGAATGAAGTAATGCAGTACCT AGGCTTGAGGGGTAACTCACTGACTGGAACTTTGACACCTGATATGTGCCAACTGACTGGCCTGTGGTACTT TGATGTAAGGGGGAACAATCTCACAGGAACCATTCCAGAGGGCATAGGGAACTGCACTAGCTTTGAAATTCT GGATATTTCATACAACCAAATCTCTGGAGAGATACCTTACAACATAGGATACCTTCAAGTAGCCACACT GTCACTTCAAGGAAATAGACTGACTGGGAGAATTCCAGAAGTGATTGGCCTCATGCAGGCTCTTGCTGTCCt AGACCTGAGCGAGAATGAACTGGTAGGGCCGATTCCTCCTATACTTGGCAACCTATCATACACTGGCAAACT CTATTTACATGGCAACAAACTTACTGGACACATACCACCAGAACTGGGGAACATGAGTAAACTTAGCTACTT GCAGCTGAATGATAATGAACTAGAAGGCACCATTCCAGCTGAGCTTGGCAAGCTCACAGAATTATTTGAATT AAATCTTGCCAACAACAATCTTGAGGGTCATATTCCTGCAAACATCAGTTCTTGCAGTGCACTGAACAAATT CAATGTGTATGGCAATAAACTGAATGGCTCTATCCCTGGTGGTTTCCAGAAGTTGGAGAGCTTGACATACCT GAACCTTTCTTCAAACAATTTCAAAGGCCAGATTCCCTCTGAACTTGGTCACATAGTCAACTTGGACACACT GGATCTTTCCTACAATGAATTCTCTGGACCAGTTCCTCCCACTATTGGTGATCTCGAGCATCTTCTTGAATT GAATTTGAGTAAAAACCATCTTATGGGATCTATCCCTGCTGAATTTGGAAACTTGAGAAGCGTCCAAGTAAT CGACATATCCAGCAACAACTTGTCCGGTTATCTCCCTGAAGAACTTGGACAGTTGCAAAACCTTGATAGCTT GATTCTTAGCAACAACAATTTGGTTGGGGAGATCCCTGCTCAGCTGGCTAACTGCTTCAGCTTAGTTACCTT GAATTTGTCATACAACAACTTCTCTGGACACGTCCCATCGGCAAAGAATTTCTCAAAATTCCCAATGGATAG CTTTGTGGGTAATCCTATGCTCCACGTGTACTGCCAAGACTCCATCTGTGGACGTTCTCATGGAACAAAAG TTAATATTTCTCGGACAGCAGTTGCTTGCATTATTTTAGGCTTCATCATATTACTCTGCATTATGCTGCTGGCAATATACAAAACAAATAAGCCACTTCCACCTGAGAAAGGATCTGACAAGCCAGTGCAAG GACCACCAAAGCTAGTAGTCCTTCAAATGGACATGGCTTCCCATACCTATGAAGAAATTATGAGGTTGACTGAGAATTTTAGTGAGAAATACATCATTGGTTACGGCGCATCAAGTACTGTGTACAAATGTGATCTCAAGAGCGGCAAGGCCATCGCTGTCAAACGGCTTTACAGTCAGTATAATCACAGCCTCCGTGAGTTTGAGACAGAACTGGAGACAATCGGTAGCATCCGACACAGGAATCTCGTCAGCCTTCATGGCTTCTCACTCTCTCCTCATGGAAACTTGCTTTTCTATGATTACATGGAAAATGGTTCCCTGTGGGACCTTCTTCATG GTCCATCAAAGAAGGTGAAGCTTGATTGGGACACAAGGCTGAAGATCGCGGTGGGTGCTGCGCAAGGACTGGCCTACCTTCACCATGACTGCAACCCTCGCATAGTCCACAGGGATGTCAAGTCCTCAAACATCCTGCTTGATGAGAACTTTGAAGCGCACCTCTCTGATTTCGGCATCGCCAAATGTGTCCCGGCTGCCAAGTCCCATGCCTCCACCTACGTGCTGGGAACCATCGGCTACATTGATCCAGAGTATGCCCGGACGTCAAGGCTCAATGAGAAATCTGATGTCTACAGCTTTGGCGTCGTCCTTCTGGAGCTGCTCACTGGGAAAAAGGCCGTCGACAATGAATCCAACTTGCATCAATTG ATACTCTCTAAGGCTGATGACAACACGGTGATGGAGGCTGTGGACTCGGAGGTGTCGGTGACGTGCACGGACATGAACCTGGTCCGGAAGGCCTTCCAGCTCGCCCTGCTGTGCACCAAGCGGCACCCCGCCGACCGTCCGACCATGCACGAGGTCGCGAGGGTGCTGCTCTCCCTGCTGCCGGCACCCGCCGTGAAGCCTCCCACGACCAAGGGGGCGGCCGGCGACTACACCCGCTTCCTGGCGACGACGACGGCCGACATGAAGCACGACGTGTCCGATGACATCGGCGACAACAGCTCCTCCGACGAGCAGTGGTTCGTGCGGTTCGGCGAGGTCATATCCAAGCACACAATGTCATGA